One Acidobacteriaceae bacterium genomic region harbors:
- a CDS encoding lactonase family protein, with protein sequence MAGYSRRQFVGRAVALPFALRGMAAAQATGRFVARGKGSCVLLGSDTGKGVYRAPWNAATGTLGAVELAGAAERPSFLAKHPSLPVVYAVNGVSGDGAAISSFQVNPTVDGLVELQPLNKVGSQGNGPCYVSVDPTGEMAFVANYGGGSFAAFRVTNVGALAQAIGVFKYTQATHGPVTDRQDAAHIHCATIAPGNRYVLACDLGDDVILVFPVGPGEGDYVRVPIRVQARAGSGPRHVAFHPNGRWVYCIHEIDCTIDVYDWSVEGGAPVMKLRENSVVSTLDKGMSTKGQTACEIVISEDARFLYSCTRGEDTITVWRIDESGYLTQMQKLSSGGKVPRYIAFDPAKKWLVCCNQGAHGDPGNVTVFSHDAATGRLGVRPKTFAATTPMFTLWV encoded by the coding sequence GTGGCGGGATATAGCCGGCGGCAGTTTGTTGGACGGGCGGTGGCGCTGCCGTTTGCGCTGCGTGGGATGGCAGCGGCGCAGGCGACCGGTCGGTTTGTGGCGCGCGGGAAGGGCTCGTGCGTGCTGCTGGGCTCGGACACCGGCAAAGGCGTATACCGCGCGCCGTGGAATGCGGCGACGGGCACGCTGGGCGCGGTGGAGCTGGCAGGAGCAGCGGAGCGGCCGTCATTTTTGGCGAAGCATCCGTCGTTGCCCGTGGTGTATGCGGTGAATGGCGTGAGCGGCGATGGCGCGGCGATCTCGAGCTTTCAGGTGAACCCTACGGTGGATGGGTTGGTGGAACTGCAACCGCTGAACAAGGTGGGGTCACAGGGTAATGGGCCGTGTTACGTGTCGGTGGACCCAACGGGCGAGATGGCGTTTGTGGCGAACTATGGGGGTGGAAGCTTCGCGGCCTTTCGCGTGACAAATGTGGGCGCGCTGGCGCAGGCGATTGGGGTTTTCAAATACACGCAGGCGACGCACGGGCCGGTGACGGACAGACAGGACGCGGCGCATATTCATTGCGCCACTATCGCTCCGGGCAATCGATATGTGTTGGCGTGCGATCTTGGCGATGACGTGATTCTCGTGTTTCCTGTGGGGCCGGGCGAGGGAGACTATGTGCGCGTGCCGATTCGCGTGCAGGCGCGTGCCGGGTCGGGGCCGCGGCATGTGGCGTTTCATCCGAATGGACGGTGGGTGTACTGCATTCATGAGATCGATTGCACGATCGATGTGTATGACTGGAGTGTCGAGGGCGGCGCACCAGTGATGAAGCTGCGTGAGAACAGCGTGGTGTCGACGCTGGACAAGGGCATGAGCACGAAGGGCCAGACGGCGTGCGAGATTGTGATCAGCGAGGATGCGCGGTTTTTGTACTCGTGCACGCGGGGCGAAGACACGATTACGGTGTGGCGGATTGATGAGAGCGGGTACCTGACGCAGATGCAGAAGCTGAGCAGCGGAGGGAAGGTGCCACGGTATATCGCGTTCGACCCTGCAAAGAAGTGGCTGGTGTGCTGCAACCAGGGTGCTCACGGTGATCCGGGGAACGTGACGGTGTTTTCGCATGACGCGGCGACGGGACGGCTCGGCGTGAGGCCGAAGACGTTTGCGGCGACGACGCCGATGTTTACGTTGTGGGTATAG
- a CDS encoding OmpA family protein — protein sequence MSGKLKVFAIASTALSVVCALSSTVRAQEPNPTTVAPGAKSANVMAQGPNGVYVYHVKVVQRELDAVNYLNRRGSTHVNFVGTELMPNAHGDAKVDSLTGKTHVSVHFAGLTPANGFGKEYLTYVLWAISADGRPQNLGELELAGDKASLDVTSSFQSFGMIVTAEPYFAVSQPSDVVVLKNVFSDKTQGVLEEVNVHYQLLPRGLYANTEGAHSNPMPVTDREHVPLALFEAYNAQRIAQQVGADKDASDIMQEVHTDLENAQAIQDSKHRNVQMEITDAREAVQRAEDARLTTLRKQDEEHQRQQEEAKQQAQLQAQQSQMQAQQSQLEAQQAQAAADRAAAQKAEADAARARAEAEAADERAKAAEAQRQAQQSQQSAADAREKLRTQLNSVLETTETARGLIVHMGDVLFDTNKYTLKPNAQVSLAKVATILTLYPNLRVQIEGYTDSTGAPAYNQTLSENRADAVRDFLVQNGVPQASVSAQGFGATNFVADNGTAAGRQQNRRVNLVVSGAAIGVQTQPEGEPGAAAAPAPNPAPAPPQNPTGVANPQ from the coding sequence ATGTCCGGCAAACTGAAGGTTTTTGCAATCGCTTCGACAGCGCTCTCGGTGGTATGTGCCCTGAGTTCCACAGTCCGTGCGCAGGAGCCGAATCCAACCACCGTTGCGCCCGGCGCGAAGAGCGCCAACGTAATGGCGCAGGGACCGAACGGTGTCTACGTCTATCACGTCAAGGTGGTGCAGAGAGAGCTCGATGCAGTGAACTATCTGAACCGCAGAGGATCGACGCACGTGAACTTCGTCGGCACGGAGTTGATGCCGAACGCGCACGGCGACGCGAAGGTGGATTCGCTGACAGGCAAGACGCACGTCTCGGTTCATTTCGCCGGGCTCACACCGGCGAACGGCTTCGGGAAAGAGTATCTGACGTATGTCCTGTGGGCAATCTCCGCGGACGGCCGTCCGCAGAACCTGGGAGAGCTTGAGCTGGCTGGCGACAAGGCCAGTCTTGATGTGACGAGCTCCTTCCAGTCGTTTGGAATGATTGTGACTGCCGAGCCCTACTTCGCCGTCTCGCAGCCGAGCGATGTGGTTGTGCTGAAGAACGTGTTCTCGGACAAAACACAGGGCGTGCTGGAAGAAGTGAACGTTCACTACCAGCTTCTGCCGCGCGGCCTTTATGCGAACACGGAGGGCGCGCACTCGAACCCTATGCCTGTGACGGATCGCGAACACGTGCCTCTGGCGCTGTTTGAGGCGTACAACGCACAGCGAATCGCGCAGCAGGTTGGAGCGGATAAGGACGCTTCGGACATCATGCAGGAGGTTCACACCGACCTCGAGAACGCGCAGGCGATTCAGGACTCCAAGCATCGCAATGTGCAGATGGAGATCACGGATGCACGTGAGGCCGTGCAGCGCGCTGAGGATGCGCGGCTGACCACACTACGCAAGCAGGATGAGGAGCATCAGCGCCAGCAGGAGGAGGCCAAACAGCAGGCCCAGTTGCAGGCGCAGCAGTCGCAGATGCAGGCGCAGCAGTCGCAGCTGGAAGCGCAGCAGGCACAGGCTGCGGCAGACCGTGCTGCAGCTCAGAAGGCCGAGGCCGACGCAGCGCGTGCTCGCGCGGAAGCGGAAGCTGCCGATGAACGCGCCAAGGCAGCCGAGGCCCAGCGCCAGGCTCAGCAGAGCCAGCAGAGTGCCGCCGATGCACGCGAAAAGCTGCGCACGCAACTGAACAGCGTTCTTGAGACGACCGAAACAGCGCGCGGACTGATCGTGCACATGGGCGATGTGCTCTTCGACACGAACAAGTACACGCTGAAGCCAAATGCGCAGGTAAGCCTTGCCAAGGTGGCAACGATCCTGACGCTGTATCCGAACCTGCGGGTTCAGATCGAGGGCTACACGGATTCGACCGGTGCTCCGGCCTACAATCAGACGCTCAGCGAAAACCGGGCGGACGCAGTACGCGACTTCCTCGTACAGAATGGCGTCCCGCAGGCCAGCGTGAGCGCGCAAGGCTTCGGAGCGACGAACTTCGTGGCGGACAACGGAACGGCCGCCGGACGCCAACAGAATCGGCGCGTAAACCTGGTTGTCTCGGGTGCTGCGATTGGTGTCCAGACGCAGCCGGAAGGTGAACCGGGAGCAGCTGCCGCGCCCGCTCCAAATCCTGCTCCGGCGCCGCCGCAGAATCCTACCGGCGTCGCGAACCCGCAATAA
- a CDS encoding fumarate hydratase, which yields MKPIQQDDLIESVRAALQYISFYHPVDYITNLARAYELEQSPAAKDAMKQIIVNSRMCAEGHRPICQDTGIVTIFIKLGLECHLMKGDGPATMSLQDMCDEGVREAWLDPDNKLRGSILADPAFSRKNTKDNTPCVVEVSLVPGDQVDVTVAAKGGGSEAKSKFVMLNPSDSIVDWVVKTIPTMGAGWCPPGMLGIGIGGTAEKAMLLAKQSLMDPIDMQELKARGPKTNIEKLRVELYDKINALGIGAQGVGGLTTVLDVKILDWPTHAANLPVAMIPNCAATRHAHFVLDGSGPVYLDPPSLENWPKMTYEAHGGKRVNLDTVTREEVASWKPGEVLLLNGKLLTGRDAAHKRMTDMLNRGEKLPVDFTNRFIYYVGPVDPVRGEVVGPAGPTTATRMDKFTRQMLEQTGLLGMIGKAERGVAAIDAIRDNKAVYLMAIGGAAYLVSKAIKKSTLVAFEDLGMEAIYEFEVVDMPVTVAVDSNGTSVHITGPEEWKEKIAHSMAVAGVPILGQ from the coding sequence ATGAAACCGATCCAGCAGGACGACCTCATCGAAAGCGTGCGCGCCGCGCTGCAGTACATCAGCTTCTATCACCCCGTCGACTACATCACGAACCTCGCGCGCGCTTACGAGCTCGAGCAATCGCCCGCCGCGAAGGACGCGATGAAGCAGATCATCGTGAACTCGCGAATGTGCGCCGAAGGTCACCGCCCCATCTGCCAGGACACCGGCATCGTCACCATCTTTATCAAGCTGGGGCTCGAGTGTCACCTGATGAAAGGCGATGGCCCCGCAACCATGTCGCTGCAGGATATGTGTGACGAGGGCGTGCGTGAGGCGTGGCTTGACCCCGACAACAAGCTGCGCGGGAGCATCCTCGCTGACCCCGCCTTCAGCCGCAAAAATACCAAGGACAACACGCCATGCGTTGTCGAGGTCTCGCTCGTTCCCGGAGACCAGGTTGACGTGACCGTCGCTGCGAAGGGGGGCGGCAGCGAGGCGAAATCGAAGTTTGTGATGCTCAATCCGAGTGACTCCATCGTCGACTGGGTGGTGAAAACCATTCCTACGATGGGCGCGGGTTGGTGCCCGCCCGGCATGCTCGGCATCGGCATCGGTGGCACGGCGGAGAAGGCGATGCTGCTCGCCAAGCAGAGTCTCATGGACCCGATCGACATGCAGGAACTGAAGGCGCGGGGACCAAAAACCAACATCGAAAAGCTGCGCGTCGAGCTCTACGACAAGATCAACGCACTCGGCATCGGCGCGCAGGGAGTGGGTGGGCTCACCACTGTGCTCGACGTGAAGATCCTGGACTGGCCGACACACGCAGCGAATCTTCCTGTCGCAATGATCCCCAACTGCGCTGCAACGCGGCACGCGCACTTCGTGCTCGATGGTTCCGGCCCGGTGTATCTCGATCCGCCGTCGCTTGAGAACTGGCCGAAGATGACCTACGAAGCGCATGGCGGCAAGCGCGTTAATCTCGACACTGTCACACGCGAGGAAGTCGCAAGCTGGAAGCCGGGCGAGGTGCTGCTGCTGAATGGCAAGCTGCTGACCGGCCGCGACGCCGCACACAAGCGCATGACCGACATGCTCAACCGCGGCGAGAAGCTGCCGGTCGATTTCACCAATCGCTTCATCTACTACGTCGGCCCGGTGGATCCCGTTCGCGGCGAGGTTGTCGGCCCCGCTGGACCAACTACCGCAACGCGCATGGACAAGTTCACGCGTCAGATGCTCGAACAGACTGGCCTTCTCGGCATGATCGGTAAAGCGGAACGCGGCGTCGCAGCGATCGATGCGATCCGCGACAACAAGGCGGTGTACCTGATGGCCATCGGCGGCGCGGCGTATCTAGTATCGAAGGCAATAAAGAAATCTACCCTCGTTGCGTTCGAAGACCTTGGCATGGAAGCAATTTACGAATTCGAAGTCGTCGACATGCCCGTTACGGTTGCCGTGGACAGCAACGGAACGAGCGTGCACATTACCGGTCCTGAGGAGTGGAAGGAAAAGATCGCGCACAGCATGGCGGTCGCGGGCGTGCCGATTCTGGGCCAATAA
- a CDS encoding NAD(P)-dependent alcohol dehydrogenase, with protein sequence MQSFGYAAASQSAPLAPWSFTRREPNPDDVVLTIDYCGICHSDIHQVNGDWGNKLFPMVPGHEIVGRVTAVGSAVTRFKPGDLAAVGVIVESCMHCANCRADLEVYCSDGGCRDTYNATLRDGTRTYGGYSDTIVTPQHFVHTLKPGIDLAATAPLLCAGITTYSPLRHWGAGPNKKVGVVGLGGLGHLALKFAHAFGAHVVQFTTSESKIADAKRLGADEVVLSKDAGAMQKHAGTFDFILDTVSAPHDIDALLALLKLDSTLCSVGLPDKPISVQPFSLVANRRSLAGSGIGGMKETQEMLDFCADNNIVADIELTTYDKLNEAYDRVLKNDVKYRFVLDNKSLRKS encoded by the coding sequence ATGCAATCCTTCGGCTACGCCGCTGCCTCCCAATCCGCGCCTCTCGCTCCCTGGTCCTTCACGCGCCGCGAGCCCAACCCCGACGACGTCGTCCTCACCATCGACTACTGCGGCATCTGCCACTCCGACATCCACCAGGTCAATGGCGACTGGGGCAACAAGCTCTTCCCCATGGTTCCTGGCCACGAGATCGTCGGCCGCGTCACCGCCGTCGGCTCCGCCGTCACGCGCTTCAAGCCCGGCGACCTCGCCGCCGTCGGCGTCATCGTCGAAAGCTGCATGCACTGCGCCAACTGCCGCGCCGACCTCGAAGTCTACTGCTCCGACGGCGGCTGCCGCGACACTTACAATGCCACTCTCCGCGACGGCACCCGCACCTACGGCGGCTACTCCGACACCATCGTCACGCCCCAGCACTTCGTCCACACCCTCAAGCCCGGCATCGACCTCGCCGCCACAGCGCCACTCCTCTGCGCCGGCATCACCACCTACTCACCGCTCCGCCACTGGGGCGCCGGCCCCAACAAAAAAGTTGGCGTCGTCGGACTCGGCGGCCTCGGCCATCTCGCCCTCAAGTTTGCTCACGCCTTCGGCGCCCACGTCGTGCAATTCACCACATCCGAATCCAAAATCGCCGACGCCAAGCGCCTCGGCGCCGACGAAGTCGTCCTTAGCAAAGATGCCGGCGCCATGCAGAAACACGCCGGCACCTTCGACTTCATCCTCGACACCGTCTCTGCCCCGCACGACATCGACGCCCTCCTCGCGCTCCTCAAGCTCGACTCCACGCTCTGCTCCGTCGGCCTTCCTGACAAGCCCATCTCCGTGCAGCCGTTCTCGCTCGTCGCGAACCGCCGTTCCCTCGCCGGCTCCGGCATCGGCGGCATGAAAGAAACCCAGGAGATGCTCGATTTCTGCGCCGACAACAACATCGTCGCCGACATCGAACTCACCACCTACGACAAACTCAACGAAGCCTACGACCGCGTCCTCAAGAACGACGTCAAATACCGCTTCGTCCTCGACAACAAATCCCTGAGAAAGAGCTGA
- a CDS encoding DUF481 domain-containing protein — protein MRSLRTIPALALTILFAATALAQKPAPQPDILIFTNGDQLTGHLERAAGGSVVFKSDMAGEVTISLDKVKEIRSAGSFSMLKKGPPSKTNLVGQGQISVAEGNVSVTPPAQPPVTLPVKDVGYLIDTPTYDREVHNEIKLTQGWTGAVTAGATFVRSTDNDTVFTAGLALARLIPTVTFLPPRQRMTLNVIETYGKATSAVIPQTVPPSPAAITKTSIFHADGEHDWYFTPHLYGLANLSFDHNFAQGLSLQQLYGGGIGWTPFETARHQLDLKADIHYERQNFFVASSNVDLIGTIFGEAYRRTLPRKIAFTQTAEYIPSWNHPTDYSALFTAGFVLPTWKRLGVTFNATDNYLHNPSPGYKANSLQFVAGVNYAFK, from the coding sequence TTGCGTTCCCTGCGAACGATCCCCGCCCTCGCTCTGACCATCCTCTTCGCCGCCACAGCTCTCGCCCAAAAGCCTGCACCACAGCCAGACATCCTCATCTTCACCAACGGCGACCAGCTCACCGGTCATCTTGAGCGCGCCGCAGGCGGCTCCGTTGTATTCAAAAGCGACATGGCCGGCGAGGTCACCATATCCCTCGACAAGGTGAAAGAGATTCGCTCCGCCGGCAGCTTCTCCATGCTCAAGAAAGGCCCGCCCAGCAAGACCAACCTCGTAGGCCAGGGCCAGATCAGCGTAGCCGAGGGCAACGTCTCCGTTACGCCGCCGGCGCAGCCGCCCGTCACGCTGCCCGTCAAAGACGTCGGCTACCTCATTGACACGCCTACCTACGATCGCGAGGTCCATAACGAAATCAAACTCACGCAGGGCTGGACCGGAGCCGTCACCGCCGGCGCTACCTTCGTCCGCTCCACGGACAACGACACCGTCTTCACGGCCGGCCTCGCTCTCGCGCGCCTCATCCCCACGGTCACATTCCTGCCGCCGCGCCAGCGCATGACCCTTAACGTGATCGAAACCTACGGCAAAGCCACCTCCGCCGTGATCCCCCAGACCGTTCCGCCATCGCCTGCCGCCATTACCAAGACCAGCATCTTTCACGCCGACGGCGAACATGACTGGTACTTCACCCCCCACCTCTACGGTCTCGCCAACCTCTCCTTCGACCACAACTTCGCCCAGGGCCTCTCGCTCCAGCAACTCTACGGCGGCGGCATCGGCTGGACCCCGTTCGAAACCGCCCGCCATCAACTCGACCTCAAGGCCGACATTCACTACGAGCGCCAGAACTTCTTCGTCGCCTCCTCGAACGTCGACCTCATCGGCACCATCTTCGGCGAAGCCTATAGACGCACGCTTCCCCGCAAAATTGCCTTCACCCAGACCGCCGAGTACATCCCCTCCTGGAACCACCCCACCGACTACTCCGCCCTGTTCACCGCCGGCTTCGTGCTTCCCACCTGGAAGCGCCTCGGCGTCACCTTCAACGCCACCGACAACTACCTCCACAACCCGTCACCCGGCTACAAAGCCAACTCGCTCCAGTTTGTCGCTGGTGTGAACTACGCTTTCAAGTAA
- a CDS encoding energy transducer TonB, translated as MLSLDLDSKGGVAHAKAISGPKDLAAAAIADAKMFRYPEQANASGITQHILFRRGADEVRMVTPDYLPMAKAKAAGLVELVATVGPDGHVVDVTVARGHPLLRNQAENALRQWVFAPVLKDGAPVQCHAIVRFNFDSNRFPN; from the coding sequence GTGCTCTCCCTCGACCTAGACAGCAAGGGAGGCGTCGCGCACGCCAAAGCAATCTCAGGCCCAAAGGATCTCGCCGCTGCCGCGATCGCCGACGCCAAAATGTTTCGCTATCCCGAACAAGCGAACGCCTCTGGCATTACTCAGCACATCTTGTTTCGCCGTGGCGCCGATGAGGTCCGGATGGTCACTCCCGACTACCTGCCCATGGCAAAAGCTAAGGCGGCCGGTCTAGTGGAACTCGTTGCTACGGTCGGGCCGGATGGGCACGTCGTAGATGTCACCGTCGCCCGGGGTCATCCACTCCTGCGCAACCAAGCAGAGAACGCGCTTCGCCAATGGGTCTTCGCGCCTGTGTTGAAAGACGGTGCACCCGTTCAGTGCCATGCAATCGTGAGGTTCAACTTCGACAGCAACCGATTCCCGAACTGA
- a CDS encoding ATP-binding cassette domain-containing protein, with protein sequence MSDAIVDIRGLRKVYTGKVPVTAIDGIDLQVRPGELYGLLGPNGAGKTTTISIATTRAVPTAGEVRIAGVDVVKHPAISRRAIGVVPQYNTLDRSCTVAENIRFHCLYFGMSGLEARRRTAELLEQFRLHDRASAYPQQLSGGLAQRLQIARAIAHHPRVLFLDEPSAGLDPQSRIAMWDAVRALRAEDITVVLTTHYMEEADALCDRVAIIDHGRILVEDTPAALKASVGGDKLYDLRLAQTADRTRLAEQIRQLAGVTGVEPTESGLRVLAQTREGLLPQVITTANKYGLHDVTTAEPTLETVFIRLTGRDLRE encoded by the coding sequence GTGAGCGACGCTATTGTAGACATCCGCGGGCTGCGCAAGGTGTACACCGGCAAAGTGCCGGTCACTGCTATCGACGGCATCGACCTGCAGGTGCGGCCGGGCGAGCTGTACGGTCTGCTCGGACCAAACGGTGCAGGGAAGACGACGACGATTTCGATTGCGACGACGCGCGCTGTCCCGACCGCGGGCGAGGTGCGGATTGCGGGGGTGGATGTCGTGAAGCATCCGGCGATATCGCGGCGCGCGATTGGCGTTGTGCCGCAGTACAACACGCTGGATCGGTCGTGCACGGTCGCGGAGAACATCCGGTTTCATTGCCTTTATTTCGGCATGAGCGGGCTTGAGGCACGAAGACGTACCGCCGAGCTGCTGGAGCAGTTCCGCCTGCATGACCGCGCCTCTGCGTATCCGCAGCAATTGAGTGGCGGCCTGGCCCAGCGGCTGCAGATTGCGCGCGCGATCGCACACCATCCGCGCGTTCTGTTTCTGGATGAGCCGAGCGCAGGCCTCGATCCGCAGAGCAGGATTGCGATGTGGGATGCGGTGCGTGCGCTGCGCGCTGAGGACATCACGGTGGTGCTCACGACGCATTACATGGAGGAGGCGGATGCGTTGTGTGATCGCGTGGCGATCATCGATCACGGCAGGATTCTGGTGGAGGATACGCCGGCGGCGCTGAAGGCGAGTGTTGGCGGCGACAAGCTTTACGATCTACGGCTGGCGCAGACCGCCGATCGCACGCGCCTCGCGGAACAGATACGTCAGTTGGCGGGTGTGACGGGTGTCGAGCCGACCGAGAGCGGGCTGCGAGTGTTGGCGCAGACGCGCGAGGGCCTGCTGCCGCAGGTGATTACGACCGCGAATAAGTACGGGCTGCATGATGTGACGACAGCCGAACCAACGCTGGAGACGGTATTCATTCGGTTGACGGGGCGCGATCTGCGTGAGTAG
- a CDS encoding SDR family NAD(P)-dependent oxidoreductase, which yields MSYSLAGKIVFVTGATAGIGEATAKAFAREGAKLLLCGRRLNKLSAMQEELRSLGAQDVHIFELDVRDNSKVESAMNSLPEAWKQIEVLVNNAGLSRGLTKLYLDAIEDWEEMIDTNVKGLLYVTRAVVPGMVERGSGHVINLGSIAGHIAYPNGGVYCATKAAERFISDGLRLDLNGTPVRVTSVDPGMVKTDFSRVRFRGNEERAAKTYENVEPLLPEDIADVIVWTATRPPHVMIQQVVLTPTAQANPFVLTRGKLEGRQ from the coding sequence GTGAGCTACTCTCTGGCAGGCAAGATTGTGTTTGTGACGGGCGCGACGGCGGGCATCGGCGAGGCGACCGCGAAGGCGTTTGCGCGCGAAGGCGCGAAGCTGCTGTTGTGCGGCCGGCGTTTAAACAAGTTGAGCGCGATGCAGGAAGAGCTCCGCAGCCTGGGTGCCCAGGATGTGCACATCTTCGAACTGGATGTACGCGACAACAGCAAGGTCGAGAGCGCGATGAATTCGCTTCCTGAAGCGTGGAAGCAGATTGAGGTGCTGGTGAACAACGCGGGATTGAGCCGCGGCCTCACGAAGCTGTACCTCGATGCGATCGAGGATTGGGAGGAGATGATCGACACCAACGTGAAAGGGCTGTTGTATGTGACGCGTGCGGTGGTGCCGGGCATGGTGGAGCGCGGCAGTGGGCACGTCATCAACCTGGGATCGATTGCGGGTCACATCGCGTACCCGAACGGCGGTGTGTATTGCGCGACGAAGGCTGCGGAGCGGTTCATCAGCGACGGGTTGCGCCTGGACCTGAACGGCACGCCGGTGCGCGTGACCTCGGTCGATCCAGGGATGGTGAAGACGGACTTCAGCCGTGTGCGATTCCGCGGCAACGAGGAGCGCGCGGCCAAGACGTATGAGAACGTCGAGCCGCTACTACCGGAAGACATCGCCGATGTGATTGTGTGGACCGCGACGCGCCCGCCGCACGTGATGATTCAGCAGGTGGTGCTGACGCCGACGGCGCAGGCGAATCCGTTCGTGCTGACGAGGGGAAAGCTAGAGGGTAGACAGTAG